TCTCGACGGACAGCGGGCTTGGTCTCGCTGGTTTGTCGGGCGGGTCGCGATCCCGGTGGCCTGCCTTTCTGACCTCGAATGGCTCGTCGGGTAGCCGACTCTCACCGGCGTGAACCGGTCCCGTCGACGGTGTCGCGATGAGGATTGATTCCCACCAGCACTTCTGGCGTTTCGACGAGAAGGAGTACTCCTGGATCGACGACCGGATGGCCATGCTCCGACGCGATTTCATGCCCGAGGAGCTCGCTCCGATCCTGAAGAAGAATGGGGTTCATGGATCGCTTGCGGTACAGGTGCGTCAGAGTCTGGAAGAGACCGATTGGCTATTGGAGATGGCGCGACAGAATGCATTCGTCCGCGGAGTCGTCGGCTGGGTCGACCTTCGATCGTCGGTCGCGCGTCGCGATCTCGAGCGTTACCGTGACAACCGCTTCTTCCTCGGCGTGCGCCACCTGGTCCAGGACGAGCCCGACGATCGGTTTCTCTTGCGCGAGGATTTTCTCGCGGGAGTGTCGATCCTGAAGGAGTTGGATCTTACCTTCGACATACTGATCTATCCCCGGCAGCTTCCCGCGGCGATCGAGTTCGTACGGCGCTTTCCCGACCACCGCCTCGTGCTCGATCACCTGGCAAAGCCGCCCATCGCCCGAGGCGAGGTGGAGCCGTGGGCGTCCTTTATCCGGGAGCTGAGCTCCTCGGAGAACCTCTTCTGCAAGGTATCGGGGATGGTCACCGAAGCGAGCTGGACGTCGTGGACTCGTGATGATTTCATTCCCTATTTGGATGTCGTTTTCGAAGCCTTCGGCTCGGGACGGCTCATGTTTGGCTCGGACTGGCCGGTGTGCCGGCTGGCAGCGAGGTACGATGAAGTCATGCAGGTCGTGGTCGAATATCTGGACACGCTTTCGTCGGACGAGAAAGGGGCGGTTCTGGGAGGTAATGCCATCGACTTTTACCGACTTGGGCGGGCGCCAAATGCGGACTAGCGTACTCTTCAATCAGGCGGCTAGAGCGGCGATGCTCGTCGCCCTGGCACTCGGTTCTTGTAGTGACAAGGGAACGGGCGAGAGCCGGACGGATACCAGGATGGTGATCGCCGTCATCCCCAAGGGCACGACCCACTCCTTCTGGAAAGCGATTCACGCTGGCGCGGCCAAGGCTTCGCGCGAGTTGTCGGTCGAAGTCATCTGGAAGGGGCCGGCACGCGAGGACGACCGCGAGGCACAGATTGCCGAGGTCGAGAACTTCGTGAGTCGCGGTGTTTCCGGCATCGTACTGGCTCCGACAGACGAGAAGGCGCTGCGTCTCCCGGTGGCCAATGCCGTGAGGAGCGGTATTCCGGTCGTGATCATCGATTCCGATCTCGATAGCGACGATTATGTCAGCTTCGTCGCCACCGACAACTACGAAGGGGGTCGGCTCGCCGGTGCGCACATGGTCGAGACTCTCGGCGGGCGAGGGCGAGTCGTGATGCTCCGCTACATGGAAGGGTCCGCGAGCACGATGCGTCGAGAGCAGGGATTCCTCGACATCATTGCCGAGAGCCCGGGCATCGAGCTTGTGAGCTCGAACCAATACGCCGGCGCGACGGCGGAAACCGCCTATCAGGCAAGCGAGAACCTGCTCGCGCGGTTCAAGAGTGCCGACGGGAGCTTGTCCATCGACGGCATCTACTGTCCCAACGAGAGCTCTTCTTTCGGCATGCTTCGCGCTCTCCAGGACGCGGCACTCGCGGGAAGAGTAACCCTGATCGGGTTCGATGCCTCGGAACAGATGGTGAGGGCGCTCGAGGAGGGCTCGTTCGAAGCGCTCGTGCTCCAGGACCCGGTAAACATGGCCTACTTGGGTGTGAAGACGATGGTTGACCACCTTCGGGGAGAGGCGGTCGAGTCACGTATCGACACCGGGGTCACGTTGATTACTCGGGAGAACATGAACGAGCCCCGAATGCAGGAGCTTCTTCGGCCCGACATCGATCGATGGCTGAACTGAACGGCGTTCCGCGGCTCTCGACCCATGGTTTGAGAAAACGCTTCGGCGCCACAGTGGCCGTCGACGGCGTTGATTTCCTCGTCTGCGAGAGGGAAGTGCGCGCCCTCGTAGGCGAGAATGGCGCCGGCAAGACGACGCTCATGAACCTTCTCTCGGGCGTGGAGCGGCCCGACGCCGGCACCATGCAGCTCGACGGAAGACCTTACGAGCCATCGAGCCCGGGGGAGGCGCGCTCGATGGGCGTCGCCATGATCCATCAGGAGCTGGCGCTCGCTCCGCACCTGACCGTCATGGAGAATCTCTTTCTCGGTGTCGAGCCCGCGGCCTTCGGGCTCCTGCGCTTCGGGGAGATGCGGGCGCGGGCCAACGAGGCGCTTCGCACCCTCGGGCACCGAGACATCGAGCTCGACAGACGGGTCGCGTCGCTGCCCATCTCGATGCGGCAGATCGTCGAGATCGCACGAGCGCTCGTTCTCGACGCGCGGGTTCTTATTCTCGACGAGCCGACGAGCTGCCTGTCTCGGCCCGATATCGAAAAACTCTTTCGGCTGATCGGTCAGCTGAAAGAACGCGGACTCGCCATCGTCTATATTTCTCACTTTCTCGAGGAAGTCGTCGAGGTCGCCGACAGTTTCACCGTGCTCAGAGACGGTCGCTCGGTCGCCGAGGGGCGGATCGCACAGACCACACTGCGGGAGATCGTACGCGCGATGGTGGGGCGAGAGGTCGAGCACTTGTACCCGCGCTCGACGCGGACACCGGGAGACGTCGTGCTCCAGGTGAGAGAGCTCGGCGGAGAGTCGCTTCCTCGCTCCGCCAGCTTCGAGCTACGCCGAGGGGAAGTGCTCGGAATCGCGGGTCTCATGGGCGCCGGGCGAAGCGAGCTCATGCGGGCGCTATTCGGACTCGATGGGATTCGGCACGGAAGCGTTTGCCTGGGAGGGGACTGTGGTCCGGCGACGCCTCGAGAGCGATGGCGTCAAGGCGTGGGTATCTCGAGCGAGGACCGTCAGGGCGAGGGACTCGCCATGAGGCGCAGTATCGCCGAGAACCTGACCCTGTCCCGGCTCGAGGGGCTGGGGCCTTCAGGTCTCGTGATGCCGGCTCGCGTGCGGCAGGCGGCGCAGCGTTGGGTTGACGAGCTCTCGATTCAATGTCGAGAGACCACCCAGGAGGTCGCGGAGCTATCGGGGGGAAATCAACAGAAAGTGGCGCTGGCGCGACTGCTCCATCACGATCTCGATGTGCTTCTCCTCGACGAGCCGACGCGCGGCATCGACGTCGCCGCCAAACAGACGATCTACGCCCTCATCGACGAGCTGGCTTCTCGCGGCAAAGCCATCTTGCTGGTCAGCAGTTATCTTCCCGAGCTCCTCGGGATGGCGGATCGAATCGGCGTGATGCGAAGGGGAGTACTCAGCGAAGTGCGTCCCATCTC
This is a stretch of genomic DNA from Vicinamibacteria bacterium. It encodes these proteins:
- a CDS encoding substrate-binding domain-containing protein, with product MRTSVLFNQAARAAMLVALALGSCSDKGTGESRTDTRMVIAVIPKGTTHSFWKAIHAGAAKASRELSVEVIWKGPAREDDREAQIAEVENFVSRGVSGIVLAPTDEKALRLPVANAVRSGIPVVIIDSDLDSDDYVSFVATDNYEGGRLAGAHMVETLGGRGRVVMLRYMEGSASTMRREQGFLDIIAESPGIELVSSNQYAGATAETAYQASENLLARFKSADGSLSIDGIYCPNESSSFGMLRALQDAALAGRVTLIGFDASEQMVRALEEGSFEALVLQDPVNMAYLGVKTMVDHLRGEAVESRIDTGVTLITRENMNEPRMQELLRPDIDRWLN
- a CDS encoding sugar ABC transporter ATP-binding protein → MAELNGVPRLSTHGLRKRFGATVAVDGVDFLVCEREVRALVGENGAGKTTLMNLLSGVERPDAGTMQLDGRPYEPSSPGEARSMGVAMIHQELALAPHLTVMENLFLGVEPAAFGLLRFGEMRARANEALRTLGHRDIELDRRVASLPISMRQIVEIARALVLDARVLILDEPTSCLSRPDIEKLFRLIGQLKERGLAIVYISHFLEEVVEVADSFTVLRDGRSVAEGRIAQTTLREIVRAMVGREVEHLYPRSTRTPGDVVLQVRELGGESLPRSASFELRRGEVLGIAGLMGAGRSELMRALFGLDGIRHGSVCLGGDCGPATPRERWRQGVGISSEDRQGEGLAMRRSIAENLTLSRLEGLGPSGLVMPARVRQAAQRWVDELSIQCRETTQEVAELSGGNQQKVALARLLHHDLDVLLLDEPTRGIDVAAKQTIYALIDELASRGKAILLVSSYLPELLGMADRIGVMRRGVLSEVRPISDWDELSIMAACTDVST
- a CDS encoding amidohydrolase family protein; this translates as MRIDSHQHFWRFDEKEYSWIDDRMAMLRRDFMPEELAPILKKNGVHGSLAVQVRQSLEETDWLLEMARQNAFVRGVVGWVDLRSSVARRDLERYRDNRFFLGVRHLVQDEPDDRFLLREDFLAGVSILKELDLTFDILIYPRQLPAAIEFVRRFPDHRLVLDHLAKPPIARGEVEPWASFIRELSSSENLFCKVSGMVTEASWTSWTRDDFIPYLDVVFEAFGSGRLMFGSDWPVCRLAARYDEVMQVVVEYLDTLSSDEKGAVLGGNAIDFYRLGRAPNAD